From one Flavobacteriales bacterium genomic stretch:
- a CDS encoding OmpA family protein yields MRALLLTLLLIAASPSWAQRNTDPYVREADRYYAQMAYARAAELYRTAAELGAVNEHVTKRLAICSAKLGDVAEAERWYAVVVKFLNREPIDLYHYAEALKANARYEEAELWMDRYLALIESEGIERRSNIALFARKLQMDQDRFNVRRLSINTSGADLAAAWIGPKRVVFSSSRQGTGLIERRAAWNAQPFLDLFTADVTANGDLTNVAPLEGTVNTRYHEGPASASASGDVLWFTRNNFYKGRARRSQRGVSRLAIFKAKLTAAGYGAEEQFLYNNSEVSIAHPALSSDGRWLFFSSDMPGGQGGSDLYVCELADGQWSEPSNLGAAINTPGNELFPFVATDGSLFFASNGHPGLGGLDILRATRGDDGRYAGALNLGAPVNSPRDDFAFIIDAEGRRGFFTSNRPGGSGDDDLYAFEMLSPLEERFLVTGRVIDDEHDTPVPEVEVKLIDLESGLVGSTITDAKGEYTFSVRKGRSYRITASMKGRYDGEQHLSTASIERELIASRDIHLVADAGVWMRGAVREKDGPGFVGGAKVCAVNLSSFSSDCRLTGAGGDVSMRLPSNEEFEVVVEKQGYFSLSIPISTIGMRSGVIDLGQARELVLEPIAMGEPIALKHVRWAEKSAQLDPRAKAELDLLAERLGVNPAIKIEIGVHNDSRGDQQEQEALSQKRADAIAAHLMQKGVAKDRLKARGFGATRLLNHCVPGVQCSEEEHAVNRRSEYVVTSAGE; encoded by the coding sequence ATGCGCGCGCTGTTGCTCACCCTCTTGCTGATCGCCGCTTCTCCATCATGGGCGCAGCGCAATACCGACCCATACGTGCGCGAGGCTGATCGCTACTACGCGCAGATGGCCTATGCGCGCGCGGCTGAGCTCTATCGCACAGCCGCTGAGCTCGGCGCCGTGAACGAGCATGTGACCAAGCGCCTGGCTATCTGCAGCGCGAAGCTCGGCGATGTGGCCGAGGCCGAACGCTGGTACGCCGTGGTGGTCAAGTTCCTCAACCGGGAGCCCATCGACCTGTACCACTACGCGGAGGCCCTGAAGGCCAATGCGCGCTATGAGGAGGCAGAGCTCTGGATGGACCGTTACTTGGCGCTGATCGAGTCCGAGGGCATCGAACGCCGCAGCAATATCGCGCTATTCGCGCGCAAGCTGCAGATGGACCAGGACCGCTTCAATGTGCGGCGGCTTAGCATCAACACCTCGGGAGCCGACCTTGCCGCAGCATGGATCGGCCCGAAGCGCGTGGTCTTCAGCAGCTCGCGCCAAGGCACTGGGCTGATTGAGCGGCGCGCCGCATGGAACGCACAGCCCTTCCTCGACCTCTTCACGGCCGATGTGACCGCGAATGGCGACCTGACGAACGTGGCTCCGCTCGAAGGCACGGTGAACACGCGCTATCATGAAGGGCCTGCATCGGCCAGCGCTTCCGGAGATGTGCTGTGGTTCACACGGAACAACTTCTACAAGGGCCGTGCGCGACGCAGCCAGCGGGGGGTGAGCCGCTTGGCCATATTCAAGGCGAAGCTTACGGCGGCAGGCTATGGCGCGGAAGAGCAATTCCTTTACAACAATTCCGAGGTGAGCATCGCGCATCCCGCCCTATCATCCGATGGCCGCTGGCTCTTCTTCTCGAGCGACATGCCGGGAGGACAAGGCGGCAGCGACCTGTACGTGTGCGAGCTGGCCGATGGGCAATGGAGCGAGCCGAGCAACTTGGGGGCGGCCATTAACACTCCGGGCAACGAGCTCTTCCCGTTCGTGGCGACCGATGGCAGCCTCTTCTTCGCCAGCAACGGCCACCCTGGGTTGGGCGGGCTCGACATCCTGCGCGCCACGCGCGGTGATGACGGCCGATACGCTGGCGCGCTGAACCTGGGCGCTCCTGTGAACAGCCCGCGCGACGACTTCGCCTTCATCATCGATGCCGAAGGCAGGCGCGGCTTCTTCACGAGCAACCGGCCTGGCGGCTCCGGTGACGACGACCTCTACGCCTTCGAGATGCTCTCGCCGCTCGAGGAGCGCTTCCTGGTCACGGGGCGCGTGATCGATGATGAGCACGATACGCCGGTGCCCGAGGTCGAAGTGAAGCTGATCGACCTGGAAAGCGGACTCGTCGGGAGCACCATCACGGACGCGAAGGGTGAGTACACCTTCAGTGTGCGCAAGGGCCGCAGCTACCGGATCACGGCCAGCATGAAGGGCCGGTACGATGGCGAACAGCACCTGAGCACCGCTTCGATCGAACGTGAGCTCATCGCCTCGCGAGATATCCATCTGGTGGCCGATGCCGGCGTCTGGATGCGCGGCGCGGTGCGCGAGAAGGACGGTCCGGGATTCGTGGGTGGCGCCAAGGTCTGCGCCGTGAATCTCAGCAGCTTCAGCTCCGATTGCAGGCTTACCGGCGCCGGTGGCGACGTGAGCATGCGCCTGCCTTCCAACGAAGAATTCGAGGTGGTGGTGGAGAAACAGGGTTATTTCAGCCTGAGCATCCCCATCAGCACCATCGGCATGCGCAGCGGCGTGATCGACCTGGGGCAAGCGCGCGAACTGGTGCTGGAACCGATCGCCATGGGCGAGCCCATAGCGCTTAAGCACGTGCGCTGGGCCGAGAAGAGCGCACAGCTCGATCCGCGCGCGAAGGCGGAGCTCGACCTGCTCGCGGAGCGGCTGGGCGTGAACCCCGCGATCAAAATCGAGATCGGTGTCCATAACGATTCCCGCGGCGACCAGCAGGAGCAAGAAGCGCTCTCCCAGAAACGCGCGGATGCGATCGCAGCGCACCTCATGCAGAAGGGGGTCGCAAAGGACCGGTTGAAAGCACGCGGCTTCGGAGCCACGCGGCTGCTGAACCATTGCGTTCCGGGCGTGCAGTGCAGCGAAGAGGAGCACGCCGTGAATAGACGCTCGGAGTACGTGGTCACCTCCGCTGGCGAGTGA
- a CDS encoding type IX secretion system membrane protein PorP/SprF: MRCSVHIAVLALALAGVRASHAQQDPLYSQYMFNMLAVNPAYAGSADIFTAMALSRHQWVGFAGAPSTQTLLAHTPLKTESISMGLSVLNDRIGPTRQTGFYGDCAYRIRTGKTTRLAFGLKGGANLYQADLATLATVDPDAANASVQGKWLPNFGFGVFWHSPTYYVGLSAPKLLQNEIDAVPAAGIVTAVERRHWFLAAGYVIDIDRSVKFKPSMMLRMVQGAPLSVDVNANFLFRERIWLGGMYRVGNAFGVLGQYQVSDQLRIGYAFDLTTTRIGAYNAGTHELMLNYDLRFFTGRASSPRHF; this comes from the coding sequence ATGAGGTGCAGCGTCCACATAGCCGTTCTCGCCCTTGCGCTCGCTGGCGTTCGCGCCTCGCATGCGCAACAGGACCCGCTCTACAGCCAGTACATGTTCAACATGCTGGCCGTGAACCCGGCCTATGCGGGCAGCGCGGACATCTTCACGGCAATGGCCCTGAGCCGCCATCAATGGGTGGGATTCGCCGGGGCGCCGAGCACGCAGACCCTGCTGGCCCACACGCCCCTGAAGACGGAGAGCATTTCGATGGGCCTCTCGGTGCTCAACGACCGGATCGGCCCTACACGGCAGACCGGCTTCTATGGCGACTGCGCTTACCGCATCCGCACCGGCAAGACCACCCGCCTTGCATTCGGTTTGAAAGGCGGCGCCAACCTGTATCAAGCCGATTTGGCGACGCTGGCCACCGTTGATCCCGATGCCGCCAATGCGAGCGTGCAAGGGAAGTGGCTGCCGAACTTCGGCTTCGGCGTGTTCTGGCATTCACCTACCTATTATGTCGGCCTCAGCGCGCCTAAGCTGCTCCAGAACGAGATTGACGCGGTGCCCGCCGCGGGCATCGTGACCGCCGTGGAGCGCAGGCATTGGTTCCTCGCAGCTGGCTATGTGATCGATATCGACCGCAGCGTGAAGTTCAAGCCCTCGATGATGCTGCGCATGGTGCAAGGCGCTCCGCTATCGGTGGATGTGAACGCCAACTTCCTTTTTCGCGAGCGCATCTGGTTGGGTGGCATGTACCGGGTGGGCAACGCCTTTGGTGTGCTGGGCCAATACCAGGTGAGCGATCAGCTGCGGATCGGTTACGCCTTCGACCTCACCACCACGCGCATCGGCGCCTACAATGCCGGCACGCACGAGCTCATGCTCAACTACGATCTGCGCTTCTTCACCGGACGGGCCTCCTCGCCGCGGCACTTCTGA